tcctaaaggggagttttccttgccactgtttggcttaaggtttttctcccactaggggagtttttacctgccattgtttatgtaataactgctcgggggtttatgttctgggtatgggtctctggaaagcgtctagagacaactctgttgtattagacgctatataaataaaattgaattgaattgaattgaataatagACGTACCAACGTTGAGTGTCTAAACTTTACAAGTTCATCTTTCCACATGTTACTTGTTTCATATCCAATTCTCATGATTTCCAAAGTAAACAAGTAGCTAAACTTTTCACTTTGAAAGGAGTATTTTCTCTCCACATAAAATTTgtattattgttatatattttagtttttatttcactATGACAAAAGTATAGTTTTGTAATGATTTTGCTTTagggacaaaaatgaaatagaaataaaacaatccaGATTTGACTGAAGAGTAAATAAACTTAAAGCTTTAATTTGAAACAACAATGTTGACATTTGAACATATTAAATCAGTCGATTAAAAATAACCTAATTGATCGTAGGTGGTCAGTTTCCCTCTTTAATTTCCCCTAAACAAAATCTAAAAGTCTACATTTAAaccacatcttgatgtaaatcAAGCACATACAGTGTATATGTAACAGCTCACAGGCCACAGGATTGTATCAGCTACACCAGGTACAGGTAAGTGGACACTGGTCCAGGGAGCATGTTAGTGGGCTCTAACGCTGATCTGGATACAGGAAGAGTATCTAACATGGTGAGATAGAACAATCAACAAGCCTTGGTAACTTCTAACATGTTCCTATACATTTCTCCACTTCTCTAAATCAATATCATAGAAACATcttgttagaacatttcatcACTGTATTTTATAGTGTGCAGTTATGCAAATGCAGAAATTGATGGAagtgaaaaaaacacttttttctgaTAGTAGGATTGTGTGTTTGGGTCAAAATATGAAGTGACTATACTGATTTCACATACAGAACTACAGGACATTCACTGAGTGAGATGGAAAATGAGAAACTATCACTGTTCACATGATGAAAAGTAGATTACCGCTGAAGGTTGTGTGGAAATTGCCATTGTCAAAAATCCTTGTGTTTTGCCACTGACGCACAAACACAACATCTCCTACTTCTAATAATAAAGTGACAGCATTAGCAGGATTAACCGACAATGAAGACTGATGTTCATGCGCAGTAACAACAGGGTCTCCATTCTTGACCAGAGAAGCAGCAGTAGCATGTGAAGGATGTCCATGTCCATGAAGGTAGAACTCAAAGTGGTAGGCTCCTCTCACCGGGGCTGTGAAAAACCCTGGGGAATATTTACACTATAAAGATCAAGAGTAGGACCCACATTTTTATTAACAACCATAAATGCATGGAAAAGCCTGGAAAGAGGTGACTTACACGATTAGTGACACGTCATCTGTTACagacattgaaaataaaacatttgtgattatATGATAATAACTTAGTGtcattatttttctgcattatcATTTCATCATCATTAGGGGCCTGTCTGGGCCCCTAATGATGGGGCCCAGACAGGCCCTCAATCATGGTATGTGAACAGTTTAAGTCCCAACTCATCCTAACATTTCATAAATGAGGCATATAGTAAAGACGTGGACAAAAGAAATGGCTTCACCACCGTCACACATGGTTATATCAAGCAGTGGTGAAAACTCTCCAAGTTACAAGACACTGCTAGTGACTAAGGAAACGACTGCGTACTGCAGAATAGGAATCTATCCAGGCACAGGTTTCAGAATTGAAGAACTGAATTGATATTTCTCAAGCCTGAATTCCCCAAACGGTTCCTTTGACCTGAGAATCCCCTCAGGTCCTTCTCTCTCCTCAGTTTCTACCAACAGCTGTTTCATGTTTTGGGTACTCAGCtcagtttcctctgcagctctATTGTGACGAGTAGCAGAGAGAACTCCACGAGCCACTCCACAAAATGTTTTTTAGAGTCCAATTTTCTCCTTAACTCCTAGTTGTGATCATGTGGGTTAGGTTTAAAAGATACATGATTTGGGTCAGATAAAATAGAAATGATTTTGGCTTGGCATTAGCCCGGAGTTCCGGACTCGGGGCTCCGGGCGCCggcggctctattagtaccgtaatacatttttcttctctttatggtttcagatttttccaagcacctgaagctgttcaacttcacattcagaagacgcgcggtccttccttgagccagcaatgttatttatatattttaacaattgtTGGACCAccccagtgatcatgtggactgttataaaggtttatgaacattttgtgaatgtataccGTATTCAAACGTTGAAACCCTGGTCAACCCCCCCGGCCTGAaactggctttaatgtgcctcataaaatggcgactgtgccatgaactacaatcccagcatgccttgcgggatggggcggcgcctcaGAGCGATGCGCACCCAATCCCGAGCgaggcactgatgacgtcatCGCAGCGCGCGGAAATACAAAACTCTGTGCTGCACCGAGCCTTTtgcctcttctcttctcttcaacCAACGATCCTGGACGCGCGTTGCTGTCCAGCAGCTTTTAAgagctgtggggggggggggttttcaAGGAGCCGTCGAGGCCCGCACTGACCGGGCGCAAGGTCCGATCCCAGAGCGCTGCGCTGCGCTCTGAACTCTGTCTCCCTGACttaactcctttcttttttctccgagCCCTGTCTTCCATTCAGGACGACAGCTCCGGGAGCCAAAAACCCGCCCGGAGCTCCAGCCTTTGGACCGCGAGGCCCTCGCGCAGCCCGGCGACACCACACGGGACGAGCCGACGTTCTGAAGGGAGGAAGCGGCCCCCGTGCGCAGCGAGGCGATGTGCTGAGGACGCGGTCAGGACCAGAGAGCCGGTGTGAGGTTTCTCCAGCCACTGTTCACTTTTTCTGTGGAGTTAGGAAAGGAGAGAGACTGAGCGGCCGCAGAAACTGAGGATCCCCGTCAGGAAACCCCTTGCAGGACCGAGCCGCAGGACGGAGCCTGCAGCCTCAGGTCCGGACTCCCGAGGACGCGTGAGCTGCGGTCTGGGCGATCAGTCACTGGTGTAGAcctgaatttatgtttaatgacattactgtgtgcatattacggttatttgttcatttggtggcgccgtttcgccagtagTCACGTTTTAAACACCGGGAGTAACATCCGGTCTAGATCTGCACGTGGCTTAAAGAGGgtttccgccatctttaaaatacGACCCTCTAAACACTGCAATATTTTAAACTGTACATGTTcgtgatatcatttttattattgctttgatttcttttttcattccatacatttaactttaagtttcatttttattgattgttgtttttctagttgattgttttataatacttaagttctgccatcgggatttattgggtatccatttacatcttctttgatacccgtatgtaaataaattctgattgatttttaatgagtggttgttgttatttcatgccagatttggtcacaaattgatttgtttaagcagagcctagtgttcggacatcacgccttcattgttattctgtaagatatagtaggatttgctgttctgcaggataattcaaatcatattgagactgattttctgctgttaaaagttatcatttccctagATTAAGGCctagggtggtgccccgaggattttatttatcatattggtcatttcaatttgataaatagtcaactttattaattattaataattattagtaaaattattaataacccttcgataactggacagccaagctacccgagttgcacaacacaataaagttgccatttgtgaaaattcagtgttgtgatttctttacagttacatgattcatttgtcttgtaacataaatgaaatgaggaattggagtaaataactgtggtgtacctgtttagaattaaattaaatcttcttgtgtgaagacgaggtgactaaaggctgatttatggttctgcgtttcaccaacgcagagcctacggcgtaggtacgtgtcgatttaacgcagaaccgtggacacgctttgctacggagCGAGGCTTATGcgcctcccctgctacacgtcattcagggagccaatcagcacggagcctcattatcataccccccccttcccttagaatgaggcacagaaaaagaggttagaagcggtaaaactagagacatggcccacaggctggatttatgatttatgtagaaaaaacaagctttagattgtttttaagacattcaaggcctgtttaaaatatacattaaatgccataataggtcccctttaatgtgatGTGAATATTAGAGAAAGTCACAACCAAACCACTAGATTTGGAGCTGTGAACATATCTACTGCACATTTTTTAGTGAGATTACACAAGCCAAAATAATTAAATCAACAAGTTATTGTAAAAATATGTGATTTAGATGCATAGAAGTCAGCACTTCCAATGAACTTtggaagtgctgactttttcatcAGTGctgaaaaagtaacattttgctCTGTGAATAGTTTATTCATAAAATCGTTCTGCTCAGGTTTCATGAATAAGACCCAACGTATGATATGACCCCAATCTGGAGTCTAAAGTTCTCCTTACCTCCTACTCATGACCAGTTGGGTTAGGTTTAAAAGATACACGGTTAGGGtcagaaaaaaatattcatgattttagtATGTATGGATTGGGGTTCCCATAATGTGATGTCAACATCTACCTAAAAAAGGAAGATGTGGACAAGCATACCCTTTACACATTGTCTTGTGAGACTGAGCAGGATGTAATATTTCATCTGTAAATGTGAGTACCTGTGTATGAGTTATAGGCATTTCCAACATTCGTGATAACTCTTCTGAAGATCAGGTTCGTTTGTGCGTTAAATGGTCCAACAGTTTCTGAGCCAGAAGCGACCAATAACGCTGAAAAAGCCACTGGTTTCACTGAGAGAGAAAAACACAGGTGTTAGATTACAGTGAATTATGTTCAAGTTGTATCAGTCCCGATCTAATTTTGGAAATCACAAACCTTCTCCTTTTCTTGTCAGAGCGTTCACATGGTTTTCTGTTGTGTTTGCTCTGGATTTAATGGTGAGCAGTTCAGCTGCCTGTTCTGCTAGCTTAGCTGCCTGCTCTGCTAGCTTAGCTGCCTGCTCTAAAACATCAGAAACAACATCAGAATTAACAGTTTGACAAAGTCACAGCAAAATCAATGAACGAAAATCAGTCGTTCAAAGCAGTTAGTTTATAgtcctgaaaaaagaaaaactattaATGCATGTGAATGAAGTTATTATATATAAGTATCTTTTAGTGCCCCCATGGTGCTAATATGTAATTTAAATACTATTTGTGTCACTGCTAGATATACAACGTGTACCTTGGTACTGTTGCTTCAGCTCCGTCTTTTGTGACTCCAGTTGATTCACCTTagctgagacacacacacacacacacacacacacacacacacacacacacacgtacacacacacacacacacacacaaacacacacacatatacacacacacacacacacacacacacacacacacacacacacacacacgtgcacacacacacacacacacacacacacacacacacacacgtgcacacacacacacacacacacacgcacgcacgcacgcacgcacgcacgcacgcacgcacgcacgcacgcacgcacgcacgcacacacagacacacacacacacacacacacacacacacacacacacacacacacacacacacagacacacacacacacacagacacacacacacacacacacacacacacacacacacacacacacacacacacacacacacacacacacacacgtgcacacacacacacacacacacacacacacacagtaattcTTAATTCAATATCTTGCAATAGGAGCAATAACTTGGAGGTATTAGCTTCGGTATGGTTTCATCTGTCTCTCAAAACAAAACTAAGTTTCGTTCCTTAATTGTATCACATCATCTTTGAATACTGGAGCGATCACAGACAGTGGAATACGACGGTCAACAGTGAATGTCGGATTCTGGACTCTAGACTTTAAACTGTTTACACAGAAGAGTTGAAAATCTGGATCCCAGGTTTTGTGGCTGCAAAACATAAAAAGAACTTGACCTGAAAGCATGTCCACTTTGGTGGAATGAAAGACTCCATACTACTTGGAAGTGGATACATAAACCTTCACACTTTGTTTGGCAGGAACAACTCCTCCTCTACAGTCATTGGTGACATCTTTAACACACACCAAAATGCTCTAGATCAGCAAACACTAAACAATCTCTGCTTTAGCAGAGGTGCTCGCACAGTTACTGATGTTCAATTAAACTCATTTGATCAGCAGCATCTGGATGTAACTTACTTTTGTTATACTCGGCTACTCTTAACTAAAGTTACGTTTTCATTTAAATTATGTCCTCAGACTTGGAACTTCTCAAGTGAATGATgctgttcttttttcttcacatgACGGTACCTTGGTACTGCTGCTCCAATTCTCTGGTCTTTTTTGCTTGTTCTAAAACACCAGGGATGAAAAGAGATGTTCAAATACTAACCTTCCTTGACAGCATAATTTAATTAGTTCAAGTCAGTAATTCCTTACATTAGTATTAGTGTTAGTAAGTCACACAGAATCATACCTTCATTATCATGCTGCAAGTATTTCATCTCAACCTTCAGTCCAGCCAACACGCCGCTCATCTCTCTCAGCACTGCATGGATATCTTGTGTACATGTTGGTTGTTGCTCAGAAACATTTTTTGGTTCTCTCCTTGTCGACTCAGTTTGTCTTAAATTTACTCCAAGTTCATTGTCAGATGCTGCTTCAATCTGAGCTGCAGAGAGAAACCAGATCAGCAGCAACAACGGAATAAACATGGTTACCACTGTTGTCAGAGTGTGTTAACACGTCCTTAAATAGTATTTCACTCTGTAAATAATCAACCAAGAtctgagcaattattacctTATTTCATTTGCTGTTGGTAAatagtgggttaagcagcggctcatatagctactgaggctacagtccccctgcagcggtcgcaggttcgaattctggcctgtgcacctttgctgcatgtcatccccattctctctctctactcccttcctgtctgcaacttgaataaagggccactagagcccaaaaaaatcttcattattatcataatcataatcaacATTCCCACCATGCTCTGATCTCTGCAGGTCAGACCAGCCTGAGGAGCAGCACCCACCCAGCCACAGTTTGTCCAACTCCAAGTGAGGGCTCCAGGGGctcgaggaggaggaagaggaagtggaGGGTgacgacgaggaggaggaggaggcgaggCCGGttctaggggggggcaggggtg
This genomic interval from Cololabis saira isolate AMF1-May2022 chromosome 2, fColSai1.1, whole genome shotgun sequence contains the following:
- the LOC133418777 gene encoding complement C1q-like protein 2 isoform X3; amino-acid sequence: MSGVLAGLKVEMKYLQHDNEEQAKKTRELEQQYQEQAAKLAEQAAKLAEQAAELLTIKSRANTTENHVNALTRKGEVKPVAFSALLVASGSETVGPFNAQTNLIFRRVITNVGNAYNSYTGFFTAPVRGAYHFEFYLHGHGHPSHATAASLVKNGDPVVTAHEHQSSLSVNPANAVTLLLEVGDVVFVRQWQNTRIFDNGNFHTTFSGNLLFIM
- the LOC133418777 gene encoding complement C1q-like protein 2 isoform X2, which produces MSGVLAGLKVEMKYLQHDNEEQAKKTRELEQQYQAKVNQLESQKTELKQQYQEQAAELLTIKSRANTTENHVNALTRKGEVKPVAFSALLVASGSETVGPFNAQTNLIFRRVITNVGNAYNSYTGFFTAPVRGAYHFEFYLHGHGHPSHATAASLVKNGDPVVTAHEHQSSLSVNPANAVTLLLEVGDVVFVRQWQNTRIFDNGNFHTTFSGNLLFIM
- the LOC133418777 gene encoding complement C1q-like protein 2 isoform X1 codes for the protein MSGVLAGLKVEMKYLQHDNEEQAKKTRELEQQYQAKVNQLESQKTELKQQYQEQAAKLAEQAAKLAEQAAELLTIKSRANTTENHVNALTRKGEVKPVAFSALLVASGSETVGPFNAQTNLIFRRVITNVGNAYNSYTGFFTAPVRGAYHFEFYLHGHGHPSHATAASLVKNGDPVVTAHEHQSSLSVNPANAVTLLLEVGDVVFVRQWQNTRIFDNGNFHTTFSGNLLFIM